A stretch of Hemicordylus capensis ecotype Gifberg chromosome 9, rHemCap1.1.pri, whole genome shotgun sequence DNA encodes these proteins:
- the PSME3IP1 gene encoding PSME3-interacting protein, producing the protein MDGGEGSADLVINKRFVSEAELEERRKRRQEEWEKVRKPEDPEECPEEVYDPRSLYERLQEQKDKKQQEFEEQFKFKNMVRGLDEDETKFLDEVSRQQVLIEKQRREEDLKELSEYRSTLAKVGVSADPKKEAEKKLPVKPVENKSKFSQAKLLAGAVKHRSSEGTSSVKRLKLDPDPDHDKVPEKPSCVPLGSNSMSGSALHCPSAAVCIGILPGLGAYSGSSDSESSSDSEGTINSTGKIVSSVFRGSNFFDAPL; encoded by the exons ATGGATGGAGGAGAAGGTAGTGCTGACCTGGTGATTAACAAAAGGTTCGTTTCGGAGGCAGAGCTAGAAGAGCGGCGCAAAAGGAGGCAGGAAGAATGGGAGAAGGTTCGAAAACCCGAAGACCCCGAAG AATGTCCTGAAGAGGTTTACGACCCCCGGTCGCTTTATGAAAGACTTCAAGAACAGAAGGAcaagaagcagcaggagtttgAGGAGCAATTCAAATTCA AAAATATGGTCCGAGGCCTAGACGAAGACGAGACCAAATTCCTCGATGAGGTTTCTCGACAGCAAGTGCTAATAGAAAAGCAGCGAAGAGAGGAAGATCTGAAGGAGCTGAGCGAGTACCGA AGCACTTTGGCAAAGGTGGGAGTCAGTGCCGACCCCAAGAAAGAGGCAGAGAAGAAACTGCCCGTGAAGCCAGTGGAAAACAAGAGCAAGTTCTCTCAGGCAAAGCTGTTGGCAGGCGCTGTGAAACATAGAAG TTCAGAAGGTACCAGCAGTGTGAAAAGATTGAAGCTTGATCCAGATCCTGACCATGACAAGGTTCCCG aAAAGCCGTCTTGTGTCCCTCTGGGCAGCAACTCCATGAGCGGATCTGCACTCCATTGCCCCTCGGCTGCCGTGTGCATTGGAATCCTGCCTGGCCTCGGGGCCTACTCAGGAAGCAGTGACTCGGAGTCCAGCTCAGACAGCGAAGGCACCATCAACTCCACTGGCAAGATCGTCTCCTCGGTATTCCGTGGCAGCAATTTCTTTGATGCCCCTCTGTAG